Below is a window of Escherichia coli DSM 30083 = JCM 1649 = ATCC 11775 DNA.
TTTATTTTCTTACCAGTGAACATACTTTTATTGTCAGCTATCGCTGTTCTTCGGTTTGGCCCTCCTGTATCACTGTTGCTAAAATCACGAATTATGCTGTCAATTAAATCTCGTCGGAAAGTATTTTCCTCAGCCGATTTCATTACGAGTAATTGCTTAATAAGAGTCTGCAACGAAAAATTTATCTTCATGCGCAGTATCTGGAGCACCGCCTGGCCAGTAATTTCATATTTTATACTTTCATTATCAGATGTCTTCATAACGACTTCATAGCTAACCTGTTAAATAATCAGGCTGTTGCATTATTCAAAAAGCAACCCAATTAGTGCATTATAATGTTTCTGTTCCTCTTCCCCTGTCGCTTGTTCCAGCCGGCAAAGAAGTTTGGCACAAAGCGACTTTCGACTCAGATTACGTCCATCTTTCAAAATCTCAGTCACAATTTCTCCGAGAGTTTCCTGCTGAGTAGGCAAGTTAGCTTTTGCAAAGTAACGAGTGATTGCTCCTGCAGAATCTGAAGTCACTGAATTTTGATGCATGCTACGCCTCTGTTAAAAATGTTAATCAATGTTAAGTGAGGTAACAATAGCAAACTTGTACGAAATATGTGTACAGAATGATAAATTAATTTTTCGCAATTAGTGCTAATTCATATAAAACAATGCATTACGATAAAACATATTGCATCATTTAAATGACAACCTATACAGGTTTTTTCGCCAAACCGTCTTCAACCTTTTCCACTTTTTATCAATGTAAAGAAACGGTTATGTTTTGGTATTAAAAGAAAGACACAAGAAGATATGTCTGTTACCGTCTTACTCTCGCCTCGCCCATTACC
It encodes the following:
- the ycgZ gene encoding regulatory protein YcgZ, producing the protein MHQNSVTSDSAGAITRYFAKANLPTQQETLGEIVTEILKDGRNLSRKSLCAKLLCRLEQATGEEEQKHYNALIGLLFE
- the ymgA gene encoding hypothetical protein, which codes for MKTSDNESIKYEITGQAVLQILRMKINFSLQTLIKQLLVMKSAEENTFRRDLIDSIIRDFSNSDTGGPNRRTAIADNKSMFTGKKINRIH